The proteins below are encoded in one region of Bacillus vallismortis:
- the ptsP gene encoding phosphoenolpyruvate--protein phosphotransferase, with translation MQELKGIGASAGIAIAKAYRLEEPDLTVEKKNISDSEAEVSRFDEAIARSKEELEKIKEHALKELGQDKADIFSAHLLVLSDPELLNPVKEKISTDSVNAEFALKETSSMFVTMFESMDNEYMKERAADIRDVTKRVTGHLLGVEIPNPSMISEEVIIVAEDLTPSDTAQLNREFVKGFTTDIGGRTSHSAIMARSLEIPAVVGTKTATGTIPNGVTVIVDGINGDVIIDPSAETVKEYEEKHNAYLAQKAEWAKLVNEPTVSKDGHHVELAANIGTPDDVKGVLENGGEAVGLYRTEFLYMGRDQLPTEDEQFDAYKTVLERMEGKSVVVRTLDIGGDKELPYLQLPKEMNPFLGYRAIRLCLEEQEIFRTQLRALLRASTYGNLKIMFPMIATVNEFKEAKAILLEEKEKLVKAGQAVSDDIEVGMMVEIPSTAVIADQFAKEVDFFSIGTNDLIQYTMAADRMNERVSYLYQPYNPAILRLITLVIEAAHKEGKWVGMCGEMAGDEIAIPILLGLGLDEFSMSATSILPARTQISKLSKQEAESFKEKILSMSTTEEVVAFVKETFK, from the coding sequence ATGCAAGAATTAAAAGGGATTGGCGCTTCAGCCGGCATCGCGATTGCAAAAGCGTACCGGCTTGAAGAGCCAGATTTAACGGTTGAAAAGAAAAACATCTCTGATTCTGAAGCGGAAGTAAGCCGTTTTGATGAAGCAATTGCACGTTCAAAAGAAGAGCTCGAAAAAATTAAAGAGCACGCTTTGAAAGAACTTGGTCAGGATAAAGCTGACATTTTTTCTGCTCACCTTTTAGTTCTCAGTGACCCTGAGCTGCTAAACCCTGTGAAAGAAAAAATCAGCACTGATTCAGTGAACGCTGAATTCGCTTTAAAAGAAACGTCTTCTATGTTCGTTACTATGTTTGAATCAATGGACAACGAATATATGAAAGAGCGTGCGGCTGATATTCGCGACGTAACAAAACGCGTAACCGGCCACCTGCTTGGCGTCGAAATTCCAAACCCGAGCATGATCTCAGAAGAGGTTATTATTGTAGCTGAAGACTTAACACCGTCTGACACAGCTCAATTAAACCGCGAGTTCGTAAAAGGATTCACGACTGATATCGGCGGACGTACATCTCACTCTGCCATCATGGCTCGTTCTCTTGAGATTCCAGCAGTTGTCGGTACGAAAACGGCTACAGGCACGATCCCAAACGGCGTGACTGTTATCGTTGACGGTATCAATGGCGATGTCATTATCGATCCATCTGCGGAAACTGTAAAAGAGTATGAAGAAAAACATAATGCTTATTTGGCTCAAAAAGCTGAGTGGGCGAAGCTTGTCAATGAACCGACTGTCTCAAAAGACGGCCATCATGTAGAACTTGCAGCAAACATCGGTACGCCTGATGATGTAAAAGGCGTTCTTGAAAACGGCGGAGAAGCAGTTGGCCTTTACCGTACAGAATTCCTTTACATGGGAAGAGATCAGCTGCCTACAGAAGATGAGCAATTTGATGCTTACAAAACGGTTCTTGAGCGTATGGAAGGAAAATCAGTTGTCGTGCGGACACTTGATATCGGCGGAGACAAAGAGCTTCCTTACCTGCAGCTTCCTAAAGAAATGAACCCGTTCTTGGGTTACAGAGCGATTCGTCTTTGCCTTGAAGAGCAAGAAATCTTCAGAACACAGCTTCGCGCGCTGCTTCGTGCAAGTACATACGGAAACTTGAAAATCATGTTCCCTATGATTGCGACAGTTAATGAATTCAAAGAAGCAAAAGCGATCCTGCTTGAAGAGAAAGAAAAGCTTGTCAAAGCGGGACAGGCTGTATCTGATGATATTGAAGTCGGTATGATGGTTGAAATTCCGTCAACTGCAGTCATCGCTGATCAGTTTGCTAAAGAAGTTGATTTCTTCAGTATTGGAACAAATGATTTGATCCAGTACACTATGGCTGCTGACCGTATGAATGAACGTGTATCTTACCTGTATCAGCCATACAACCCGGCAATCCTGCGCTTAATTACACTCGTCATTGAAGCGGCGCACAAAGAAGGAAAATGGGTTGGCATGTGCGGAGAAATGGCAGGAGACGAGATTGCGATTCCAATCCTTCTCGGCTTAGGCTTAGATGAGTTCTCAATGAGCGCAACTTCTATCCTTCCGGCTAGAACGCAAATCAGCAAATTGTCTAAACAAGAAGCTGAATCATTCAAAGAGAAAATCTTATCCATGAGCACGACAGAAGAAGTTGTCGCGTTCGTAAAAGAAACATTCAAGTAA
- a CDS encoding phosphocarrier protein HPr — protein MAQKTFKVTADSGIHARPATVLVQTASKYDADVNLEYNGKTVNLKSIMGVMSLGIAKGAEITISATGADENDALNALEETMKSEGLGE, from the coding sequence ATGGCACAAAAAACATTTAAAGTAACTGCAGATTCTGGAATCCACGCTCGTCCTGCGACAGTTCTAGTACAAACTGCAAGCAAATACGACGCTGACGTTAATTTAGAATATAACGGCAAAACAGTAAACCTTAAATCTATCATGGGTGTTATGTCTCTTGGAATCGCTAAAGGCGCTGAGATCACAATCTCTGCTACTGGCGCTGACGAAAACGATGCTCTTAACGCTTTAGAAGAAACAATGAAAAGCGAAGGACTTGGCGAGTAA
- the ptsG gene encoding PTS glucose transporter subunit IIABC yields MFKALFGVLQKIGRALMLPVAILPAAGILLAIGNAMQNKDMIEVLHFLSNDNVQLVAGVMESAGQIVFDNLPLLFAVGVAIGLANGDGVAGIAAIIGYLVMNVSMSAVLLANGTIPSDSIERAKFFTENHPAYVNMLGIPTLATGVFGGIIVGVLAALLFNRFYTIELPQYLGFFAGKRFVPIVTSISALILGLIMLVIWPPIQNGLNAFSTGLVEANPTLAAFIFGVIERSLIPFGLHHIFYSPFWYEFFSYKSAAGEIIRGDQRIFMAQIKDGVQLTAGTFMTGKYPFMMFGLPAAALAIYHEAKPKNKKLVAGIMGSAALTSFLTGITEPLEFSFLFVAPVLFAIHCVFAGLSFMVMQLLNVKIGMTFSGGLIDYFLFGILPNRTAWWLVIPVGLAIAVVYYFGFRFAIRKFNLKTPGREDAAAETAATGKTGEAGDLPYEILQAMGDQENIKHLDACITRLRVTVNDQKKVDKDRLKQLGASGVLEVGNNIQAIFGPRSDGLKTQMQDIIAGRKPRPEPTTSAQEEVGQQVEEVIAEPLQNEIGEEVFVSPITGEIHPITDVPDQVFSGKMMGDGFAVLPSEGVVVSPVRGKILNVFPTKHAIGLQSDGGREILIHFGIDTVSLKGEGFTSFVSEGDRVEPGQKLLEVDLDAVKPNVPSLMTPIVFTNLAEGESVSIKASGSVKREQEEIVKIEK; encoded by the coding sequence ATGTTTAAAGCATTATTCGGCGTTCTTCAAAAAATCGGGCGCGCGCTTATGCTTCCAGTTGCGATCCTTCCGGCTGCGGGTATCCTGCTTGCGATCGGAAATGCCATGCAAAATAAGGACATGATTGAAGTCCTGCATTTCTTGAGCAATGACAATGTCCAGCTCGTAGCAGGTGTTATGGAAAGCGCTGGACAGATTGTTTTTGATAATCTTCCGCTCCTATTCGCAGTAGGTGTAGCCATCGGGCTTGCCAACGGTGATGGAGTTGCAGGGATTGCAGCAATTATCGGTTATTTGGTGATGAACGTATCCATGAGTGCGGTTCTTCTTGCAAACGGAACCATTCCTTCCGATTCAATCGAAAGAGCCAAGTTTTTCACGGAGAACCATCCAGCATATGTAAACATGCTTGGTATACCTACCTTGGCGACAGGCGTGTTCGGCGGTATTATCGTCGGTGTGTTAGCTGCCTTATTGTTCAACAGATTTTACACAATTGAACTGCCGCAATATCTTGGTTTCTTTGCGGGTAAACGCTTCGTTCCAATTGTTACGTCAATTTCTGCACTGATTCTGGGTCTTATTATGTTAGTGATCTGGCCTCCTATCCAAAATGGATTGAATGCCTTTTCAACAGGATTAGTGGAAGCGAATCCAACCCTTGCGGCATTTATCTTCGGGGTAATTGAACGTTCGCTCATTCCATTCGGTTTGCACCACATTTTCTATTCGCCGTTCTGGTATGAATTCTTCAGCTATAAGAGTGCAGCAGGGGAAATCATCCGCGGGGATCAGCGTATCTTTATGGCGCAGATTAAAGACGGCGTACAGTTAACAGCAGGTACGTTCATGACAGGTAAATATCCATTTATGATGTTCGGTCTGCCTGCCGCGGCGCTTGCGATTTATCATGAAGCAAAACCGAAAAACAAAAAACTCGTTGCGGGTATTATGGGTTCTGCGGCCTTGACCTCTTTCTTAACAGGGATCACAGAGCCATTGGAATTCTCATTCCTATTCGTTGCCCCTGTTTTGTTTGCGATCCACTGTGTGTTCGCAGGGCTTTCATTTATGGTCATGCAGCTGTTGAATGTTAAAATTGGGATGACATTCTCCGGCGGTCTTATTGACTACTTCCTATTCGGTATCTTGCCGAACCGGACGGCATGGTGGCTTGTCATCCCTGTCGGCTTAGCGATTGCGGTCGTTTACTACTTCGGATTCCGATTTGCCATCCGCAAATTTAATCTGAAAACACCGGGACGCGAAGATGCTGCTGCTGAAACTGCAGCAACTGGGAAAACAGGTGAAGCTGGAGATCTTCCTTATGAGATCCTGCAGGCAATGGGTGACCAGGAAAATATCAAACACCTTGATGCTTGTATCACTCGTCTGCGTGTGACTGTAAACGATCAGAAAAAGGTTGATAAAGACCGTCTGAAACAGCTTGGCGCTTCCGGCGTGCTGGAAGTCGGCAACAACATTCAGGCTATTTTCGGACCTCGCTCTGACGGTTTAAAAACACAAATGCAAGATATCATTGCGGGACGCAAGCCAAGACCTGAACCGACAACATCTGCCCAAGAAGAAGTAGGTCAGCAGGTTGAGGAAGTCATTGCAGAACCGCTGCAAAATGAAATCGGCGAGGAAGTATTCGTTTCTCCGATTACCGGGGAAATTCACCCGATTACCGATGTTCCTGATCAAGTCTTCTCAGGAAAAATGATGGGCGACGGTTTTGCGGTTCTCCCTTCAGAAGGTGTTGTTGTATCGCCGGTTCGAGGAAAAATTCTAAATGTGTTCCCGACAAAACACGCGATTGGCCTGCAATCCGACGGCGGAAGAGAAATTTTGATCCACTTTGGCATTGATACGGTCAGCCTGAAGGGTGAAGGATTTACGTCTTTCGTATCAGAAGGAGACCGCGTTGAGCCCGGACAAAAACTTCTTGAAGTTGATCTTGACGCAGTCAAACCGAATGTACCATCTCTCATGACACCGATTGTGTTTACGAATCTTGCTGAAGGAGAATCAGTCAGCATTAAGGCAAGCGGTTCGGTCAAAAGAGAACAAGAAGAAATTGTGAAGATTGAAAAATAA
- the glcT gene encoding glucose PTS transporter transcription antiterminator GlcT codes for MTKELRIVNGSFTVKKVLNNNVLIASHHKYSEVVLIGKGIGFGKKQDDVIEDKGYEKMFILKDEKEQKQFKKLLDYVDEKLVDISNDVIYHISNRTNHSLNEHIHIALTDHIAFAIKRQQQGFDMKNPFLMETQSLYPEEYQIAKEVIDMINEKAGIFLPEGEIGFIALHIHSALTNRPLSEVNQHSQLMAQLVEVIEDSFQMKVNKESVNYLRLIRHIRFTIERIKKEEPTKEPEKLMLLLKNEYPLCYNTAWKLIKILQQTLKKPVHEAEAVYLTLHLYRLTNKIS; via the coding sequence ATGACAAAGGAGCTGAGGATCGTGAATGGGTCCTTTACAGTGAAAAAGGTACTGAATAATAACGTATTAATTGCTTCTCATCATAAATACAGTGAAGTCGTTTTAATCGGAAAAGGGATTGGTTTCGGAAAAAAACAAGATGACGTCATTGAAGATAAAGGCTACGAGAAAATGTTCATTTTAAAAGACGAAAAGGAACAAAAACAGTTTAAAAAGCTCCTTGACTATGTTGATGAAAAGCTTGTTGATATTTCAAACGATGTCATTTATCACATTAGCAATAGGACGAACCACTCATTAAATGAACATATTCACATTGCGCTGACTGACCATATCGCATTTGCGATCAAAAGACAGCAGCAGGGCTTTGATATGAAAAATCCATTTTTAATGGAGACTCAATCACTATACCCTGAAGAATACCAAATAGCCAAAGAAGTCATAGATATGATCAATGAAAAAGCGGGAATCTTCCTTCCGGAAGGGGAGATCGGTTTTATCGCCCTTCATATTCATTCGGCCCTGACAAACCGTCCGTTGTCCGAAGTCAATCAGCACTCGCAGCTGATGGCGCAGCTTGTCGAGGTGATTGAAGACTCATTTCAAATGAAAGTGAACAAAGAAAGTGTCAACTATTTGCGGCTGATCCGCCATATCAGATTTACAATAGAAAGAATTAAAAAAGAAGAACCGACTAAAGAACCAGAAAAATTAATGTTGTTATTGAAAAATGAATATCCGCTATGCTACAATACAGCTTGGAAATTGATTAAAATCTTGCAGCAAACATTAAAGAAACCAGTTCATGAGGCGGAAGCGGTTTATCTGACGCTTCATCTGTACCGATTAACCAATAAAATTTCATAA
- a CDS encoding NAD(P)-dependent oxidoreductase — translation MKKTIGFIGLGVMGKSMASHILNDGHPVLVYTRTKEKADTILEKGAVWKETVKDLSKEADVIITMVGYPSDVEEVYFGNSGIIENAKKGAYLVDMTTSKPSLAKKIAEAAIEKALFALDAPVSGGDIGAQNGTLAIMVGGEKEAFEACMPIFSLMGENIQYQGPAGSGQHTKMCNQIAIAAGMIGVAEAMAYAQKSGLQPENVLKSITTGAAGSWSLSNLAPRMLQGNFEPGFYVKHFIKDMGIALEEAELMGEEMPGLSLAKSLYDKLAAQGEENSGTQSIYKLWVK, via the coding sequence TTGAAAAAAACAATTGGTTTTATCGGTCTTGGCGTGATGGGAAAGAGCATGGCATCACATATTCTGAATGACGGGCATCCTGTATTGGTGTACACCCGGACAAAAGAAAAAGCAGATACCATCCTGGAAAAAGGCGCGGTATGGAAAGAAACCGTCAAAGATCTTTCAAAAGAAGCGGACGTTATCATTACAATGGTCGGCTATCCCAGTGACGTTGAAGAAGTGTATTTCGGAAACAGCGGAATCATTGAAAACGCAAAAAAAGGCGCATATCTGGTTGATATGACGACATCTAAGCCTTCGCTGGCGAAGAAGATTGCTGAAGCGGCTATAGAAAAAGCATTATTCGCTTTAGATGCCCCTGTTTCCGGCGGAGATATCGGTGCACAAAACGGAACACTCGCAATTATGGTTGGTGGAGAAAAAGAAGCCTTTGAGGCCTGCATGCCGATTTTTTCTTTAATGGGAGAAAATATTCAATACCAAGGACCGGCTGGAAGCGGCCAGCATACCAAGATGTGTAATCAGATTGCAATTGCAGCTGGAATGATCGGTGTGGCTGAAGCGATGGCATATGCACAAAAATCTGGCTTGCAGCCGGAAAATGTCCTGAAAAGCATCACAACGGGCGCAGCGGGAAGCTGGTCATTGTCAAATCTTGCTCCCCGTATGCTGCAAGGCAATTTTGAACCGGGCTTTTATGTGAAGCATTTTATTAAAGATATGGGAATTGCGTTGGAGGAAGCGGAATTAATGGGAGAAGAAATGCCAGGCTTATCGCTCGCGAAATCCTTATATGACAAGCTCGCTGCACAAGGTGAAGAAAACAGCGGAACTCAGAGTATATACAAGCTTTGGGTAAAATAA
- the mcpC gene encoding methyl-accepting chemotaxis protein McpC — MFKKLHMKIAVFVSIMLIVTVGLLMLSSYLTLKPMITEDGKNTTQNVTQSLEQNIELQLKNYATSLSRLANGELTHTFVTKPSKEASRLFNDDIKQIKDHDDYVAMAYIGTAKKEMFTYPKADFADDYDPTSRPWYKLAAETPDQVVWTEPYQDVVTGDMIVTASKAVLDGQKVMGVASYDLKLSAIQSMVNKQKVPYNGFAFLADAGGNLLAHPSNQGKNISKDQTLNTIASDKKGIQDDNGKMVVYQTIAETGWKVGTQFDTDKLMWISDKMNRANLLISLIALVATIILSYFLAKTITGPIQQLIAKTKAVSAGDLTVHAESKSKDEVGILTRDFNQMVENMKEMVEQVRLSSGKVSDTSEQLTAVSAETNETSGQIAKAIEEVAAGASEQASEVETINEKSESLSTKIRQIAAEAGGMKERSKSSEDASYKGLDALGQLLMKSNEANTETKKVETMLLDLENQTKNIEEVVTAISNISDQTNLLALNASIEAARAGESGRGFAVVAEEVRKLAEQSALSTKHISETVKLIQVETKEASHAMVEASRMNDEQNSAIHETGEVLNTITVEMQSLVQGIDHIYEEIQRMSNEQLAISEAIQSISAISQESAAAAEEVNASTDEQLITLDKVKHSTETLKHASQELMNTIAKFTL, encoded by the coding sequence TTGTTTAAAAAACTTCACATGAAGATTGCTGTTTTTGTTTCGATCATGTTAATCGTCACAGTTGGTCTTTTAATGCTGTCTTCGTATCTGACACTAAAACCGATGATTACAGAGGATGGGAAAAATACTACTCAAAACGTGACGCAGTCACTTGAACAAAATATTGAATTGCAATTAAAAAATTATGCCACATCGTTATCAAGATTGGCTAACGGGGAATTAACTCATACGTTTGTAACGAAACCAAGCAAAGAAGCTTCTCGGCTGTTTAACGATGATATTAAACAAATCAAAGATCATGATGATTATGTTGCGATGGCTTACATAGGCACCGCCAAAAAAGAAATGTTTACATATCCGAAAGCCGATTTTGCTGATGATTATGATCCAACCTCGAGACCATGGTATAAGCTTGCAGCTGAAACCCCTGATCAAGTCGTTTGGACGGAGCCTTATCAAGATGTCGTGACGGGAGATATGATTGTCACCGCTTCGAAAGCGGTTCTTGACGGGCAAAAAGTGATGGGGGTTGCCAGCTACGATTTGAAGCTCTCCGCCATCCAGAGCATGGTCAATAAGCAAAAGGTGCCCTACAATGGATTTGCCTTTTTAGCTGATGCGGGCGGCAATCTTTTAGCCCATCCGTCAAATCAAGGGAAAAATATATCAAAGGATCAAACACTGAACACCATTGCATCTGACAAAAAAGGGATACAGGATGACAATGGGAAAATGGTTGTGTACCAAACGATTGCAGAAACGGGCTGGAAAGTCGGAACGCAATTTGATACTGACAAATTAATGTGGATTTCCGATAAAATGAATCGGGCGAATCTTTTGATATCATTGATTGCGCTTGTCGCTACAATCATTCTCAGCTACTTTCTGGCCAAAACGATAACCGGTCCAATACAGCAGCTGATTGCAAAAACAAAGGCAGTTTCCGCAGGCGATTTAACCGTTCATGCTGAATCTAAATCCAAGGATGAAGTCGGGATTCTCACTAGAGACTTTAACCAGATGGTAGAAAATATGAAGGAAATGGTAGAACAAGTGAGACTGTCTTCAGGGAAAGTATCTGATACCTCTGAGCAGTTAACAGCTGTCTCCGCCGAAACAAATGAAACAAGCGGACAGATTGCAAAAGCGATTGAAGAAGTGGCAGCAGGGGCATCGGAACAAGCTTCAGAAGTAGAGACCATTAACGAAAAATCAGAAAGTCTGTCAACAAAAATCAGACAAATTGCTGCGGAGGCAGGCGGAATGAAAGAACGCTCAAAATCGTCTGAGGATGCAAGCTATAAAGGGCTTGATGCGCTTGGCCAGCTGCTGATGAAGTCAAACGAAGCCAACACGGAAACGAAAAAAGTTGAAACAATGCTGCTTGATTTAGAAAATCAAACAAAGAATATTGAAGAAGTGGTTACAGCGATCTCGAATATTTCTGACCAAACGAACTTGCTTGCCTTAAATGCCAGCATTGAGGCTGCCAGAGCCGGAGAAAGCGGACGAGGATTTGCTGTCGTAGCCGAAGAAGTACGGAAGCTTGCTGAGCAATCTGCGCTTTCGACAAAGCATATCAGCGAGACTGTGAAGCTTATCCAGGTTGAGACGAAAGAAGCTTCTCACGCAATGGTTGAGGCAAGCAGAATGAATGATGAACAAAACAGTGCCATTCATGAGACTGGAGAAGTATTAAACACGATTACCGTGGAAATGCAGTCACTTGTTCAAGGCATTGACCACATTTACGAAGAAATTCAAAGAATGAGTAATGAACAGCTCGCGATTTCTGAAGCCATTCAAAGCATTTCAGCCATATCACAGGAATCAGCCGCTGCAGCAGAAGAAGTGAATGCATCAACTGATGAGCAGCTGATCACCCTTGATAAAGTCAAACACTCAACGGAAACATTAAAGCATGCAAGCCAAGAGCTGATGAACACAATTGCGAAATTCACATTGTAA
- the splA gene encoding splAB operon transcriptional regulator SplA, which yields MSNQFNAGDQVYVIYRNPHAANVAHIKEAEIVHHPYHEGELSLFIFETYHPFAEDDAVFASYEEAKSLYKELFDIDPYE from the coding sequence ATGTCAAACCAATTTAACGCAGGAGATCAGGTGTATGTGATCTACAGAAATCCGCACGCCGCCAATGTTGCCCACATAAAGGAAGCAGAAATTGTGCATCACCCATACCATGAAGGTGAGCTTTCTCTGTTTATTTTTGAGACCTATCATCCGTTTGCAGAGGATGATGCTGTGTTTGCAAGCTATGAAGAAGCGAAATCACTTTACAAAGAACTATTTGATATCGATCCTTATGAGTAA
- a CDS encoding CAP domain-containing protein, with product MKKAFILSAAAAVGLFTFGGVQQASAKELSCQHVVKVKMGNTVQNMSLNDIVKKLHIKTNIKTLNAANEKELKKLLQKHAKQSNMNIQDVQKTETAKPAKKTAEKAAPEQNTASKAPAAAEKTNKTTSAPSSVSTYEKKVVELTNAERQKQGLKPLQIDETLSKSARAKSQDMKDKNYFDHQSPTYGSPFDMMKSFGISYKTAGENIAKGQKTPEEVVKAWMNSEGHRKNILNANFTHIGVGYVESGSYWTQQFIGK from the coding sequence ATGAAGAAAGCATTTATTTTATCTGCTGCCGCTGCGGTTGGATTATTCACATTCGGAGGCGTACAGCAAGCATCAGCGAAAGAACTCTCCTGCCAGCATGTGGTAAAGGTAAAAATGGGGAACACAGTGCAAAACATGTCCCTTAACGATATCGTCAAAAAATTGCATATTAAAACAAATATCAAAACGTTAAACGCTGCAAATGAAAAAGAGCTTAAGAAGCTTCTTCAAAAACATGCGAAGCAATCTAACATGAATATTCAGGATGTTCAAAAGACAGAAACGGCAAAACCTGCGAAAAAGACAGCTGAAAAAGCAGCTCCTGAACAAAATACTGCTTCTAAAGCACCTGCAGCTGCTGAAAAAACAAATAAAACAACATCTGCGCCTTCATCTGTAAGCACATATGAGAAAAAAGTTGTTGAGCTTACAAATGCAGAAAGACAAAAACAAGGCTTAAAGCCGCTTCAAATTGATGAAACATTAAGCAAATCTGCACGCGCAAAATCTCAAGATATGAAAGACAAGAACTACTTTGATCATCAAAGCCCAACTTACGGTTCACCGTTTGATATGATGAAATCTTTCGGTATCAGCTACAAAACAGCAGGTGAAAACATTGCCAAGGGCCAGAAAACACCAGAAGAAGTAGTGAAAGCCTGGATGAACAGTGAAGGACACAGAAAAAACATCCTAAACGCTAACTTTACTCATATCGGTGTCGGCTACGTTGAGTCCGGAAGTTACTGGACACAGCAATTCATCGGAAAATAA
- the splB gene encoding spore photoproduct lyase, whose protein sequence is MQNPFVPQLVYIEPRALEYPLAQELQDKFENMGIEIRETTSHNQVRNIPGKNHLQQYRNAKSTLVIGVRKTLKFDSSKPSAEYAIPFATGCMGHCHYCYLQTTMGSKPYIRTYVNVEEILDQADKYMKERAPEFTRFEASCTSDIVGIDHLTHTLKRAIEHFGQSDLGKLRFVTKFHHVDHLLDAKHNGKTRFRFSINADYVIKNFEPGTSPLDKRIEAAVKVAKAGYPLGFIVAPIYIHEGWEEGYRHLFEKLDAALPQDVRHDITFELIQHRFTKPAKRVIEKNYPKTKLELDEEKRRYKWGRYGIGKYIYQKDEEHDLRETLESYIDAYFPNAKLEYFT, encoded by the coding sequence ATGCAGAACCCATTTGTTCCGCAGCTTGTGTATATTGAACCGAGAGCGCTGGAATACCCGTTGGCCCAAGAACTGCAGGATAAATTTGAGAACATGGGCATTGAAATCAGAGAAACGACATCCCACAATCAGGTGCGTAATATTCCTGGGAAAAACCACCTTCAACAATATCGCAATGCGAAATCAACTTTAGTCATCGGTGTCAGAAAAACATTAAAGTTTGACTCTTCCAAACCCTCGGCTGAATATGCCATTCCGTTTGCAACAGGCTGCATGGGGCATTGCCATTACTGCTACCTGCAAACAACCATGGGATCAAAGCCGTATATCAGAACTTATGTCAATGTCGAAGAGATTTTAGATCAGGCAGATAAGTATATGAAGGAGCGAGCACCGGAGTTCACAAGGTTTGAAGCTTCATGTACATCAGATATTGTCGGAATTGATCACCTGACTCACACGTTGAAGCGCGCCATTGAACATTTTGGACAAAGTGATCTCGGAAAGCTTAGATTTGTAACGAAATTCCATCATGTCGATCACCTTTTAGACGCAAAGCATAACGGGAAAACAAGATTTAGATTCAGTATTAATGCCGACTATGTAATTAAAAACTTTGAGCCGGGAACCTCACCTCTTGATAAACGGATAGAGGCCGCTGTAAAAGTTGCAAAAGCAGGGTATCCGCTAGGCTTTATAGTAGCGCCAATTTATATTCATGAAGGCTGGGAAGAAGGATACAGACATTTGTTTGAAAAGCTTGACGCTGCTTTGCCGCAGGACGTTAGACATGATATTACGTTTGAATTAATACAGCACCGTTTTACCAAACCAGCCAAACGGGTGATTGAGAAGAATTATCCAAAGACAAAACTCGAATTAGATGAAGAAAAGCGGCGTTATAAATGGGGCCGTTACGGGATCGGAAAATATATTTATCAGAAAGATGAAGAACATGATCTTCGGGAAACGCTTGAATCCTATATTGATGCTTATTTCCCTAATGCGAAACTCGAATATTTCACTTAA